The Streptomyces sp. NBC_01255 genome window below encodes:
- the gyrA gene encoding DNA gyrase subunit A encodes MADENTPGTTEEQEPVLRIEPVGLETEMQRSYLDYAMSVIVSRALPDVRDGLKPVHRRVLYAMYDGGYRPEKGFYKCARVVGDVMGTYHPHGDSSIYDALVRLAQPWSMRMPLVDSNGNFGSPGNDPAAAMRYTECKLMTLSMEMLRDIDEETVDFQDNYDGRNQEPTVLPARFPNLLINGSAGIAVGMATNIPPHNLREVAAGAQWALEHPEASHEELLDALIERIKGPDFPTGALVVGRKGIEEAYRTGRGSITMRAVVEVEEIQNRQCLVVTELPYQTNPDNLAQKIADLVKDGKVGGIADVRDETSSRTGQRLVIVLKRDAVAKVVLNNLYKHTDLQTNFGANMLALVDGVPRTLSLDAFIRHWVTHQIEVIVRRTKFRLRKAEERAHILRGLLKALDAIDEVIALIRRSDTVEVARGGLMDLLQIDEIQANAILEMQLRRLAALERQKIVAEHDELQAKINEYNAILASPERQRSIVSEELAALVERFGDDRRSKLVPFDGDMSIEDLIAEEDIVVTISRGGYVKRTKTEDYRSQKRGGKGVRGTKLKQDDIVDHFFVSTTHHWLLFFTNKGRVYRAKAYELPDAGRDARGQHVANLLAFQPDEQIAQILAIRDYEAAPYLVLATKAGLVKKTALKDYDSPRSGGVIAINLRETEDGRDDELIGAELVSSEDDLLLVSKKAQSIRFTATDDALRPMGRATSGVKGMSFRADDELLSMNVVRPGTFVFTATDGGYAKRTPVDEYRVQGRGGLGIKAAKIVEDRGSLVGALVVEETDEILAITLSGGVIRTRVNEVRETGRDTMGVQLINLGKRDAVVGIARNAEAGSDDEDVDDDAEGVVEATEAAVVEAEAVEGTEPSAGEHEE; translated from the coding sequence ATGGCCGACGAAAACACTCCCGGCACCACCGAAGAGCAGGAGCCTGTGCTGCGGATCGAGCCCGTCGGGCTCGAGACCGAGATGCAGCGCTCGTACCTCGACTACGCGATGTCCGTCATCGTGTCCCGCGCGCTGCCCGACGTACGGGACGGCCTCAAGCCCGTCCACCGTCGCGTGCTGTACGCGATGTACGACGGCGGCTACCGGCCCGAGAAGGGCTTCTACAAGTGCGCCCGCGTCGTCGGTGACGTCATGGGTACGTACCACCCGCACGGCGACTCCTCGATCTACGACGCGCTCGTCCGCCTCGCCCAGCCCTGGTCGATGCGCATGCCGCTGGTCGACTCCAACGGCAACTTCGGTTCCCCGGGCAACGACCCGGCCGCCGCCATGCGGTACACCGAGTGCAAGCTCATGACGCTGTCGATGGAGATGCTCCGGGACATCGACGAGGAGACCGTCGACTTCCAGGACAACTACGACGGCCGCAACCAGGAGCCGACGGTCCTGCCGGCCCGCTTCCCGAACCTGCTGATCAACGGCAGCGCCGGTATCGCGGTGGGCATGGCGACCAACATCCCGCCGCACAACCTCCGCGAGGTCGCGGCCGGTGCGCAGTGGGCGCTGGAGCACCCCGAGGCCAGTCACGAGGAGCTCCTCGACGCGCTCATCGAGCGGATCAAGGGCCCGGACTTCCCGACCGGCGCGCTCGTCGTCGGCCGCAAGGGCATCGAGGAGGCGTACCGCACGGGCCGTGGCTCGATCACGATGCGCGCGGTCGTCGAGGTCGAGGAGATCCAGAACCGCCAGTGCCTGGTGGTCACGGAGCTTCCGTACCAGACCAACCCGGACAACCTCGCGCAGAAGATCGCCGACCTCGTGAAGGACGGCAAGGTCGGCGGCATCGCCGACGTCCGCGACGAGACGTCGTCCCGTACCGGTCAGCGCCTCGTCATCGTGCTCAAGCGCGACGCCGTCGCCAAGGTCGTGCTGAACAACCTCTACAAGCACACCGACCTGCAGACGAACTTCGGCGCGAACATGCTGGCGCTCGTCGACGGCGTGCCCCGCACCCTCTCGCTCGACGCGTTTATCCGCCACTGGGTGACGCACCAGATCGAGGTCATCGTCCGCCGGACGAAGTTCCGGCTGCGGAAGGCCGAGGAGCGCGCCCACATCCTGCGCGGTCTGCTCAAGGCGCTCGACGCGATCGACGAGGTCATCGCCCTCATCCGGCGCAGCGACACGGTCGAGGTCGCCCGCGGCGGCCTGATGGACCTCCTCCAGATCGACGAGATCCAGGCCAACGCGATCCTGGAGATGCAGCTCCGCCGCCTCGCGGCCCTGGAGCGGCAGAAGATCGTCGCCGAGCACGACGAGCTCCAGGCCAAGATCAACGAGTACAACGCGATCCTGGCCTCCCCGGAGCGCCAGCGGTCGATCGTCAGCGAGGAGCTCGCGGCGCTCGTCGAGCGCTTCGGCGACGACCGCCGGTCCAAGCTCGTGCCCTTCGACGGTGACATGTCCATCGAGGACCTGATCGCCGAGGAGGACATCGTCGTCACGATCTCCCGCGGCGGCTACGTGAAGCGGACGAAGACCGAGGACTACCGCTCGCAGAAGCGCGGCGGCAAGGGCGTGCGCGGGACGAAGCTGAAGCAGGACGACATCGTCGACCACTTCTTCGTCTCCACCACCCACCACTGGCTGCTCTTCTTCACCAACAAGGGCCGGGTCTACCGGGCCAAGGCGTACGAGCTGCCGGACGCCGGCCGGGACGCGCGCGGCCAGCACGTGGCCAACCTGCTCGCCTTCCAGCCGGACGAGCAGATCGCCCAGATCCTGGCGATCCGCGACTACGAGGCCGCGCCGTACCTGGTGCTCGCCACCAAGGCCGGCCTGGTCAAGAAGACCGCGCTGAAGGACTACGACTCGCCCCGCTCCGGCGGTGTCATCGCGATCAACCTCCGGGAGACCGAGGACGGCCGTGACGACGAGCTGATCGGGGCCGAGCTGGTCTCGTCCGAGGACGATCTGCTCCTCGTCAGCAAGAAGGCGCAGTCGATCCGCTTCACGGCCACGGACGACGCTCTTCGCCCGATGGGACGTGCCACGTCGGGCGTCAAGGGCATGAGTTTCCGCGCGGACGACGAGCTGCTCTCGATGAATGTCGTCCGGCCCGGTACGTTCGTCTTCACCGCGACCGACGGCGGGTACGCGAAGCGCACCCCCGTCGACGAGTACCGCGTCCAGGGCCGTGGCGGCCTCGGCATCAAGGCCGCCAAGATCGTGGAGGACCGCGGCTCGCTCGTGGGCGCGCTGGTGGTCGAGGAGACCGACGAGATCCTCGCCATCACGCTGTCCGGCGGTGTGATTCGTACGCGAGTCAACGAAGTCAGGGAGACCGGCCGTGACACCATGGGCGTCCAGCTGATCAACCTGGGCAAGCGCGATGCCGTCGTCGGCATCGCACGGAACGCCGAGGCCGGCAGCGACGACGAAGATGTCGACGACGACGCCGAGGGCGTCGTCGAGGCGACCGAGGCCGCAGTGGTCGAGGCCGAGGCAGTCGAGGGCACGGAGCCCTCGGCCGGGGAGCACGAGGAGTAA
- a CDS encoding DUF3566 domain-containing protein, with amino-acid sequence MTDTRGQQPSYETYSGPLPGERAGAQQPGGPYHPPQAYGAPAPGGQAGGPAGGTLGGQTGAGAVRRPRTGARTTPRTRKARLRVAKADPWSVMKVSFLLSIALGICTVVAAAVLWMVMDAMGVFSTVGGTISEATGSNESNGFDLQSFLSLPRVLMFTSVIAVIDVVLMTALATLGAFIYNLSAGFVGGVELTLAEDE; translated from the coding sequence GTGACGGATACCCGGGGGCAGCAGCCCTCGTACGAGACCTACAGCGGGCCTCTGCCCGGCGAGCGCGCGGGTGCGCAGCAGCCGGGCGGCCCGTACCACCCGCCGCAGGCGTACGGCGCTCCGGCGCCGGGCGGCCAGGCGGGCGGTCCGGCAGGCGGGACACTGGGCGGCCAGACGGGCGCCGGTGCCGTGCGCCGACCGCGTACGGGGGCACGCACCACGCCCCGTACGCGCAAGGCGCGGCTGCGGGTGGCGAAGGCCGATCCGTGGTCGGTGATGAAGGTGAGCTTCCTGCTCTCCATCGCGCTGGGCATCTGCACGGTCGTCGCCGCCGCGGTGCTGTGGATGGTCATGGACGCCATGGGCGTCTTCTCGACGGTCGGCGGCACGATCAGCGAGGCCACGGGCTCGAACGAGTCCAACGGCTTCGACCTGCAGTCGTTCCTTTCGCTGCCGCGGGTCCTGATGTTCACCTCGGTGATCGCCGTGATCGACGTGGTCCTGATGACCGCCCTGGCGACGCTGGGCGCGTTCATCTACAACCTGTCGGCCGGTTTCGTCGGCGGTGTGGAGCTGACGCTCGCCGAGGACGAGTAG
- a CDS encoding DLW-39 family protein, producing MKKLLLVALAAIGGLLVYRQIQADRAEQDLWTEATDSVPAGSGV from the coding sequence GTGAAGAAGCTTCTCCTGGTCGCACTGGCCGCCATCGGCGGGCTCCTCGTGTACCGCCAGATCCAGGCGGATCGCGCCGAGCAGGATCTGTGGACGGAGGCGACCGACTCCGTGCCCGCAGGTTCGGGTGTCTGA